The proteins below come from a single Faecalibaculum rodentium genomic window:
- the obgE gene encoding GTPase ObgE, with the protein MFTDQVKIHLKAGKGGDGLVSFRHEKYIPYGGPFGGDGGDGGDIIFEADPGRTTLLDLRYNRKVVAQPGGKGKNKRMHGANGEDKIVKVPLGTIVRRGDTGQIIADLTEAGQQAVVAKGGRGGRGNCHFKSSRNTAPKYAEDGKPGDEFDAQIELRVLADVGLVGFPSVGKSTMLDAVSRARPEIGDYPFTTIHPNVGVVETGDGRSFIMADLPGLIEGASEGKGLGHQFLKHIERCRVIVHVIDMGGEEGRDPVEDYKIINDELKDYHLRLLDRPQVVVANKMDEAHAEENLKRFKEAYPDVEIFETTAIIHEGLDPVLRRAADLLATTPAFPIEGTEENQEGVVYTFEEKKKEVEIEEVEPGVWQLSGPRIERNFNISKLNTEEDYYLFANRMRYLGIDNLLREAGVKDGDTVRIENFEFEFVE; encoded by the coding sequence ATGTTTACAGATCAGGTCAAGATACACTTGAAAGCCGGCAAGGGCGGCGACGGGCTCGTCAGTTTCCGGCATGAAAAATATATTCCCTACGGTGGTCCGTTCGGCGGAGATGGCGGAGATGGCGGAGACATCATTTTCGAGGCGGATCCTGGCCGCACGACGCTGCTGGATCTGCGCTACAACCGGAAGGTCGTGGCCCAACCCGGCGGCAAGGGCAAAAACAAGCGCATGCATGGCGCCAATGGAGAGGACAAAATCGTCAAGGTCCCCCTGGGTACGATCGTTCGCCGGGGAGATACCGGGCAGATCATAGCGGATTTGACAGAAGCGGGGCAGCAGGCAGTGGTGGCCAAAGGCGGCCGCGGCGGCCGTGGCAACTGTCATTTTAAAAGCAGCCGGAATACCGCCCCCAAGTATGCCGAGGACGGAAAACCGGGGGATGAATTCGATGCACAGATCGAACTGCGTGTCCTGGCGGATGTCGGACTGGTCGGATTTCCTTCCGTCGGCAAAAGCACCATGCTGGATGCAGTGTCCCGGGCCAGACCGGAGATTGGGGACTATCCCTTCACCACGATTCACCCCAATGTGGGTGTCGTGGAAACCGGCGACGGGCGGTCATTCATCATGGCAGACCTTCCCGGTCTGATTGAAGGAGCCAGCGAGGGCAAGGGACTGGGTCATCAGTTCCTGAAACACATTGAACGATGCCGGGTCATTGTGCATGTCATTGACATGGGTGGTGAAGAAGGCCGGGACCCGGTGGAGGACTATAAAATCATCAACGATGAGCTGAAGGACTACCATCTGCGGCTGCTGGACCGTCCCCAGGTGGTGGTGGCCAACAAAATGGATGAGGCACATGCCGAAGAAAACCTGAAGCGATTCAAAGAGGCGTATCCGGATGTGGAAATCTTCGAGACCACGGCCATCATTCACGAGGGCCTGGATCCTGTCCTGAGACGTGCTGCGGATCTTCTGGCGACCACACCGGCGTTCCCGATCGAAGGCACGGAAGAAAACCAGGAGGGTGTGGTCTACACCTTTGAGGAGAAGAAAAAAGAAGTCGAGATCGAGGAAGTGGAACCCGGAGTATGGCAGCTGTCAGGTCCACGGATCGAGCGCAACTTCAACATCAGCAAGCTCAATACCGAAGAGGATTACTATCTGTTCGCAAACCGGATGCGGTATCTTGGCATCGACAACCTGCTGCGGGAAGCAGGAGTCAAGGATGGAGACACTGTCCGGATCGAGAACTTCGAGTTCGAATTCGTGGAATAG
- a CDS encoding HAD family hydrolase has protein sequence MKWKALFADIDGTLAEKGEILGPETKKQLTKLHEKGVKIGLATGRPMDRRILEKARKWDLPFAFDAVIGLNGGDLWVRGEEETQHMNMLSTESVKKIMKLLEGEDVNAIIYRDGYDDVICTRMDQFIEGSMLRNSSFARKVEPEEMWAEPAGKVEVQYPADQQGRILKLLKDNPDPAWITVGTFPGAVEFMDPAVSKGSALRLYAEQTGIPLSDILAFGDMDNDITMLQEAGLGICLANGSAPTKAAADTVTDFVCAEDGVGRHLQKMEQDGEFD, from the coding sequence ATGAAGTGGAAGGCGCTGTTTGCGGATATTGACGGGACTCTGGCGGAAAAAGGAGAAATTCTTGGTCCGGAAACAAAAAAACAGCTGACAAAGCTGCATGAAAAAGGTGTAAAGATCGGGCTGGCCACGGGACGGCCGATGGACCGCCGGATCCTGGAGAAAGCCAGAAAGTGGGATCTGCCCTTTGCATTCGATGCGGTGATCGGTCTGAACGGCGGCGATCTCTGGGTCCGGGGAGAGGAAGAAACACAGCACATGAACATGCTGTCCACAGAATCCGTGAAGAAGATCATGAAGCTGCTGGAGGGAGAAGACGTGAATGCGATCATCTACAGAGATGGATACGATGACGTGATCTGCACCCGGATGGATCAGTTCATCGAAGGATCCATGCTGCGCAACTCTTCCTTCGCCCGGAAAGTGGAGCCGGAGGAAATGTGGGCAGAACCCGCCGGGAAAGTGGAAGTCCAGTATCCTGCTGACCAGCAGGGGCGGATCCTGAAGCTGCTCAAAGACAACCCCGATCCTGCCTGGATCACCGTCGGCACATTTCCCGGTGCAGTGGAATTCATGGATCCGGCCGTGTCCAAGGGCAGTGCCCTGCGGCTGTATGCCGAACAGACGGGAATCCCGCTGTCAGATATCCTCGCCTTTGGGGACATGGATAATGACATCACCATGCTGCAGGAAGCAGGACTCGGCATCTGTCTGGCCAACGGGTCTGCACCGACGAAAGCTGCAGCGGATACTGTGACGGACTTTGTCTGTGCAGAGGATGGTGTGGGCCGCCATCTGCAGAAGATGGAACAGGACGGAGAATTCGACTGA
- a CDS encoding dihydrofolate reductase family protein, with amino-acid sequence MTIISGKDENDMTDHAAAGRPFVFCHMLVSLDGKISGTFLDTLKGIKAVGTLYDLAFGPDRFYAMQGWLSGRVTTDENFTFYARPDLDPGAPAVPDGDYITNTDFGMYYVSVDPLGVLGWNSPYLQYETTKAAVIEVLTEQASNAYRAFLRSLGIPYIIAGEKDVEWDSLLEKLKSLFHIDMLMLQGGGILNWKFMESGLCDELSLVVAAAADGAENTPSVFRNMAYPEGRPLHFALEETRQMESGALWLRYKVLNPEKMWTQ; translated from the coding sequence ATGACCATCATCAGCGGAAAGGATGAAAACGACATGACAGACCATGCTGCTGCAGGCAGACCCTTTGTGTTCTGCCACATGCTGGTATCCCTGGATGGAAAAATCAGCGGGACATTTCTGGATACGCTTAAGGGCATCAAAGCGGTCGGGACATTGTATGACCTGGCTTTTGGCCCCGACCGGTTCTATGCCATGCAGGGATGGCTCTCGGGGCGTGTGACGACAGACGAGAATTTCACGTTCTACGCCAGACCAGATCTGGATCCCGGGGCTCCGGCGGTGCCTGACGGAGACTACATCACGAATACGGATTTCGGCATGTACTATGTTTCCGTGGATCCGCTGGGTGTGCTGGGGTGGAACTCTCCATATCTGCAGTATGAAACCACGAAAGCTGCGGTGATCGAAGTGCTGACAGAACAGGCTTCCAATGCCTACAGGGCGTTTTTGCGCTCACTGGGGATCCCCTACATCATTGCAGGGGAGAAGGACGTGGAATGGGACAGCCTGCTTGAGAAGCTGAAGTCCCTGTTTCACATCGACATGCTGATGCTGCAGGGCGGCGGGATCCTGAACTGGAAGTTCATGGAGTCCGGCCTTTGCGACGAGCTGAGTCTGGTGGTGGCCGCTGCAGCGGATGGTGCCGAAAACACCCCTTCGGTGTTTCGCAATATGGCCTACCCAGAGGGCAGACCGCTGCACTTTGCGCTGGAAGAGACCAGGCAGATGGAGAGCGGCGCTCTGTGGCTGCGGTACAAAGTCCTGAATCCGGAGAAAATGTGGACGCAGTGA